The proteins below are encoded in one region of Candidatus Planktophila lacus:
- the purB gene encoding adenylosuccinate lyase, producing MGENKPVSVLADRYASTAMRAIFAPEEKIIAERRLWLAVARVQNKLGHAISDAVIADYEKVINKVDLASIDAREKQTRHDVKARIEEFNALAGHEAIHAGMTSRDLTENIEALQIKNGLAIVHDKVVAVLAQLADKAAQYSDQAIAGRSHNVPAQITTLGKRFASAAEELLFAYERLASLQDRYPMRGIKGPVGTSQDSIDLLGSSKAHHSLELEIANELGFNRVLDSTGQIYPRSFDYDVVTTLVQLAASPSSLATSIRLMAGAELVTEGFKAGQVGSSAMPHKMNTRSCERINGLSVILRGYASMVSELAGDQWNEGDVSCSVVRRVALPDAFYAIDGLLETTLTVLSEFGAFPAVIAAELDRYLPFLATTKILMASVKAGVGREVAHEVIKEHAVKAALLMRAGKANTLLDALASDERLPLDRAALDALISQPIEFTGDARQQIARVVDRIDAITSAHPAAAQYKPHSIR from the coding sequence ATGGGGGAGAATAAGCCAGTGAGCGTCCTTGCTGATCGTTATGCATCAACTGCAATGCGCGCCATCTTCGCACCTGAAGAGAAGATCATCGCCGAGCGCCGTTTATGGCTTGCTGTGGCCCGTGTGCAAAACAAACTTGGCCATGCAATTTCAGATGCAGTCATCGCCGATTACGAAAAGGTAATCAATAAAGTTGATTTGGCTTCTATCGATGCTCGCGAAAAGCAGACTCGTCACGATGTGAAAGCGCGCATCGAAGAGTTCAACGCACTAGCTGGCCACGAAGCAATTCACGCCGGTATGACCAGCCGTGACTTAACTGAAAATATCGAAGCACTCCAAATCAAAAACGGTTTAGCGATTGTCCATGACAAAGTTGTTGCAGTTCTTGCACAACTAGCCGATAAGGCAGCACAGTATTCCGATCAGGCAATTGCCGGCCGTTCTCACAATGTGCCAGCGCAGATCACAACGCTCGGAAAGCGTTTTGCATCTGCTGCTGAAGAGCTGCTCTTTGCTTACGAACGTTTAGCATCACTGCAAGATCGCTATCCAATGCGCGGTATCAAGGGCCCAGTTGGAACTTCACAAGATTCAATTGACCTGCTTGGTTCATCGAAAGCGCATCACAGCCTGGAACTAGAGATCGCTAACGAACTTGGTTTCAATCGCGTACTTGATTCAACCGGTCAGATCTATCCACGTTCTTTTGATTACGATGTTGTGACAACTCTTGTACAACTCGCTGCTAGTCCATCTTCGCTTGCGACTTCAATCCGCTTGATGGCTGGTGCCGAACTTGTCACTGAAGGATTTAAAGCCGGACAAGTTGGTTCATCTGCGATGCCGCACAAGATGAACACGCGCTCTTGCGAACGTATCAATGGCTTAAGCGTGATCTTGCGCGGATATGCATCGATGGTTTCAGAACTTGCCGGCGATCAATGGAACGAAGGCGATGTCTCTTGCAGCGTGGTTCGTCGCGTTGCCTTGCCAGATGCGTTCTACGCCATCGATGGTTTGCTTGAAACAACGCTCACTGTTCTTAGCGAATTCGGCGCTTTCCCTGCAGTAATCGCTGCCGAACTCGATCGTTACCTACCTTTCTTAGCGACAACCAAGATCTTGATGGCTTCAGTTAAAGCTGGAGTTGGTCGCGAAGTAGCGCATGAAGTTATTAAGGAGCACGCTGTAAAAGCGGCTTTGTTAATGCGCGCAGGTAAGGCAAACACACTTCTTGATGCACTCGCTTCAGATGAGCGCTTACCGCTTGATCGCGCCGCCCTTGATGCGCTGATTAGCCAACCAATTGAATTTACTGGCGATGCTCGCCAACAAATTGCTCGAGTTGTAGATCGCATCGATGCGATTACATCCGCGCACCCTGCCGCAGCGCAGTACAAACCGCACTCGATCCGGTGA
- the purD gene encoding phosphoribosylamine--glycine ligase encodes MKILLVGSGGREHALALGLQADPSCTELHCAPGNPGIAEIATLHPIPITDNSAIVELAKKLAVDLVVIGPEVPLVNGVADELRAAGLAVFGPSKAAAQLEGSKNFAKGVMRDAGVPTARSFTCETQAEIENALDAFGAPYVVKDDGLAAGKGVVVTDDRAKALEHALACKRVVIEEFLNGPEISLFGISDGRNVLPMQPAQDFKRAYDRDEGPNTGGMGAYSPLPWAPDDIMEETYEKVLAPVIAEMAARGTPFVGLLYAGLALTDHGLRVIEFNARFGDPETQVLIPRLATPLAQLLYKAATDSLDDVALSWRDESAVTVVLAAQGYPESPKTKGAITNIPAISKTQIFHAGTSLNGVGLVSSGGRVLTVTGLGTDLTEARDRAYRAISQIELEGSFYRSDIAFNASVAEKGN; translated from the coding sequence ATGAAAATCCTCCTAGTCGGAAGCGGCGGTCGTGAACACGCACTCGCACTAGGGTTACAAGCAGATCCGAGTTGTACTGAACTTCATTGCGCACCTGGAAATCCAGGTATCGCAGAAATTGCAACGCTCCATCCAATTCCAATTACCGATAACAGCGCAATCGTTGAACTCGCTAAGAAATTAGCCGTTGATCTAGTTGTAATTGGCCCGGAAGTTCCGCTTGTAAATGGCGTAGCCGATGAGCTGCGGGCAGCGGGTTTGGCTGTCTTTGGCCCATCAAAAGCGGCTGCACAACTCGAAGGATCGAAGAATTTTGCAAAAGGCGTCATGCGCGATGCGGGCGTTCCAACAGCGCGCAGTTTTACCTGCGAAACTCAAGCAGAGATTGAAAACGCGCTCGATGCTTTCGGCGCACCTTACGTTGTTAAAGATGATGGTCTTGCCGCAGGCAAAGGCGTTGTCGTTACAGATGATCGCGCCAAAGCTTTAGAACATGCCCTTGCTTGTAAGCGCGTTGTAATTGAAGAATTTCTAAATGGTCCAGAGATTTCATTATTTGGAATTTCAGATGGGCGCAATGTTCTGCCGATGCAACCGGCACAAGATTTCAAGCGCGCCTACGATCGCGATGAAGGTCCAAATACCGGTGGCATGGGCGCGTATTCACCGCTTCCTTGGGCACCCGATGACATCATGGAAGAGACTTACGAAAAAGTCTTGGCGCCGGTAATCGCCGAAATGGCAGCGCGCGGTACACCATTTGTTGGACTCCTCTATGCAGGCTTAGCTTTAACTGATCACGGGTTACGAGTTATCGAATTCAATGCGCGCTTTGGAGATCCCGAAACTCAAGTTTTGATTCCACGACTTGCAACACCGCTTGCACAATTGTTATACAAAGCAGCGACTGATTCACTTGATGATGTTGCACTTTCTTGGCGCGATGAAAGCGCGGTAACAGTTGTGCTTGCAGCGCAGGGATATCCCGAATCACCAAAGACCAAGGGCGCAATTACAAATATTCCAGCAATTTCAAAGACGCAGATTTTTCATGCTGGTACTTCACTTAACGGCGTTGGCTTAGTTTCTAGTGGAGGTCGCGTTTTAACAGTGACTGGTTTGGGCACGGATTTAACTGAGGCCCGCGATCGCGCATACCGCGCAATCTCACAGATTGAACTTGAAGGCTCTTTCTATCGCAGCGATATCGCTTTCAATGCGTCGGTCGCCGAGAAGGGCAATTAA
- a CDS encoding adenylosuccinate synthase, with translation MPALVLLGAQWGDEGKGKATDILGDRVDYVVRYQGGNNAGHTVVIGDQKYALHLLPSGILSPNVVPVIGNGVVIDPGVLLEEIRGLTERGIDCSKLVISTNAHLITPYHRTIDKVSERFLGKSKIGTTGRGIGPAYADKINRIGIRVQDLFDPSILRQKIEGALRDKNQVLIKVFNRKNIDVDEVLNEYLAYAEILRPYVADTVLLLDEALKAGKRVLLEGSQGTLLDVDHGTYPFVTSSNPTAGGACTGSGIGPTKIDRVIGIVKAYTTRVGSGPFPTELFDEDGEKLRTIGGEIGVTTGRARRCGWYDAPIARYAVRVNGLTDFFLTKLDVLTGWKEIPVCVAYEIDGKRVEELPASQSDFHHAKPIYENLPGWTEDISGARKLSDLPKNAQDYIAFLEKISGAPMSAIGVGPGRDQTIVVKDFI, from the coding sequence ATGCCAGCGTTAGTTCTGCTCGGAGCTCAATGGGGCGACGAAGGCAAGGGTAAAGCCACAGATATTCTCGGTGACCGCGTTGATTATGTTGTTCGCTATCAAGGCGGCAACAACGCGGGCCACACCGTAGTTATCGGCGATCAGAAGTACGCACTTCACTTACTTCCATCCGGAATCTTGAGTCCTAACGTTGTTCCAGTAATCGGCAATGGCGTTGTGATTGATCCAGGTGTTCTGCTTGAAGAAATTCGTGGCTTAACTGAACGCGGAATCGATTGCTCCAAGTTAGTTATCTCAACTAATGCGCATTTGATTACTCCGTATCACCGCACCATCGATAAAGTTTCTGAACGCTTCTTAGGTAAATCAAAGATCGGCACAACTGGTCGCGGCATCGGACCTGCTTACGCAGACAAGATCAACCGCATCGGTATCCGTGTACAAGATCTCTTTGATCCATCTATCTTGCGTCAGAAAATCGAAGGTGCACTTCGCGATAAGAACCAAGTATTAATCAAGGTCTTTAACCGCAAGAACATCGATGTTGATGAAGTTCTAAACGAGTACCTTGCTTATGCCGAAATCTTGCGCCCATATGTTGCAGACACGGTTCTGCTGCTAGATGAAGCGTTAAAGGCCGGAAAGCGCGTATTGCTTGAGGGATCACAGGGCACTCTGCTCGATGTAGATCACGGTACTTATCCATTCGTAACATCCTCAAACCCAACTGCGGGTGGCGCTTGTACAGGTTCTGGAATCGGACCTACCAAGATCGATCGCGTAATCGGAATTGTTAAGGCTTACACAACTCGCGTTGGTTCGGGCCCATTCCCAACAGAACTCTTCGATGAAGATGGCGAAAAGTTGCGCACTATCGGCGGTGAAATCGGTGTAACAACTGGTCGTGCACGTCGTTGCGGTTGGTATGACGCACCGATTGCACGTTATGCAGTTCGCGTTAACGGACTTACCGATTTCTTCTTAACCAAGCTCGATGTCTTAACCGGTTGGAAAGAAATTCCAGTCTGCGTTGCCTATGAAATCGATGGCAAGCGCGTTGAAGAACTTCCTGCATCACAATCAGATTTCCACCATGCAAAACCAATTTATGAAAACTTGCCTGGTTGGACTGAAGATATTTCTGGTGCGCGCAAACTCAGTGATTTACCGAAGAACGCACAGGATTACATCGCCTTCTTAGAAAAGATTTCCGGTGCGCCGATGAGCGCAATCGGCGTCGGGCCGGGTCGCGACCAAACAATTGTCGTGAAGGATTTCATCTAA
- the fbaA gene encoding class II fructose-bisphosphate aldolase: MAIATPEIYAEMLDRAKAGAFAYPAINVSSSSTIIAALRGFAEAESDGIIQFSWGGAEYASGSTVKNMVDGAVALAEFAHVVAKNYNVNIAIHTDHCPAEKLDGYMRPLLEIGAQRIKNGQAPLFNSHMWDGSAVDMNENMKIADELLTKSVAARTILEIEIGVVGGEEDGVEAKHDAKLYSTPEDALMTIETLGLGERGRYMVAATFGNVHGVYKPGNVVLQPKILQTLQDAVVAKKGLAAGSKPMDLVFHGGSGSLLSEIRDSLDYGVIKMNIDTDTQYAFTRPVVDHMFKNYDGVLKIDGEVGNKKTYDPRAWGKAAEAGMAARVAHACEDLRSTGTSLKK, encoded by the coding sequence ATGGCCATTGCAACCCCTGAAATTTACGCAGAGATGCTTGATCGCGCGAAAGCTGGCGCATTCGCATATCCCGCAATTAACGTTTCATCATCTTCAACCATCATCGCCGCGCTTCGTGGTTTCGCCGAAGCCGAATCAGATGGAATCATCCAATTTTCATGGGGCGGTGCGGAATACGCATCTGGCTCAACAGTAAAGAACATGGTCGATGGTGCAGTTGCGCTCGCTGAGTTCGCACACGTTGTTGCAAAGAACTACAACGTAAATATTGCAATCCACACAGATCACTGCCCAGCAGAAAAACTAGATGGCTACATGCGTCCGCTTCTTGAAATTGGCGCACAGCGCATCAAGAACGGTCAAGCGCCACTCTTTAACTCACATATGTGGGATGGCTCAGCAGTTGATATGAATGAAAACATGAAGATCGCAGATGAACTTCTAACAAAGTCAGTTGCTGCGCGCACAATCCTTGAAATCGAAATCGGCGTTGTCGGTGGCGAAGAAGATGGCGTTGAAGCAAAGCACGATGCAAAGTTGTACTCAACACCTGAAGATGCGTTGATGACAATCGAAACTCTTGGCCTCGGAGAACGCGGTCGCTACATGGTTGCTGCAACATTCGGTAACGTGCACGGCGTTTACAAACCAGGCAACGTTGTTTTGCAGCCAAAGATTTTACAGACTCTGCAAGATGCAGTTGTTGCCAAGAAGGGCCTTGCTGCAGGTAGCAAGCCAATGGATCTTGTATTCCACGGTGGTTCAGGTTCACTTCTCTCAGAGATCCGCGACTCACTTGATTACGGCGTAATCAAGATGAATATAGATACCGATACTCAGTACGCATTCACCCGCCCAGTTGTTGATCACATGTTCAAGAACTACGACGGCGTTCTAAAGATCGATGGCGAAGTTGGAAATAAGAAGACTTACGATCCACGTGCGTGGGGTAAGGCTGCTGAAGCAGGAATGGCAGCTCGCGTTGCACATGCTTGCGAAGATCTTCGTTCAACAGGCACATCACTTAAAAAGTAA
- the acs gene encoding acetate--CoA ligase, with translation MSNPSTGDSSGDSIENLSHENRHFPPSPAFAAQANAKSDLYAHAEKDRLAFWEEQARELTWDKSWETVLEWNSPYAKWFIGGKINASVNALDRHVAAGRGDRTAFHFEGEPGDTRTITYAQMLADVSKAAHALTQIGIKAGDRVAIYMPMIPEAAVAMLACARIGAVHSVVFGGFSADALLSRIQDADAKLVITADGGFRKGAAFALKPAVDEALKGKHNVEKVLVVKRTGQETAWNADRDIWWHELVDSQSSEHKPEFFDSEHPLFILYTSGTTAKPKGIFHTTGGYLTQAAYTHRVVFDIKPEKDVYWCTADVGWITGHSYVVYGPLINGATQVMYEGTPDTPHKGRMFEIVAKYGVTILYTAPTLIRTWMKWGDEFPKAHNLSSLRLLGSVGEPINPEAWMWYREIIGANNCPIVDTWWQTETGAIMISPLPGVTSTKPGSAMKAIPGISAVVVDDNANPVPNGHGGFLILDKPWPSMLRGVWGEDERYKETYWSRFKGIYFAGDGAKLDDEGAIWLMGRVDDVMNVSGHRISTTEVESALVSHEAVAEAAVVGAADEMTGQGIVAFVILRGGIPHAGGEELVKELRAHVTKEIGAIARPRQIMVVAELPKTRSGKIMRRLLKDVAENRAVGDATTLADPNVMKLISEGLNSSKDED, from the coding sequence ATGAGCAACCCATCAACCGGTGATTCCAGCGGCGATTCAATAGAAAACCTCTCCCACGAAAATCGCCACTTTCCTCCGAGCCCAGCCTTTGCAGCTCAGGCCAATGCCAAATCTGATTTATATGCACATGCTGAAAAAGATCGACTTGCTTTCTGGGAAGAACAAGCGCGCGAGTTAACTTGGGATAAAAGTTGGGAGACAGTTCTTGAGTGGAACTCTCCTTATGCAAAATGGTTTATCGGCGGCAAGATAAATGCATCGGTAAATGCTCTCGACCGCCACGTTGCAGCCGGTCGCGGAGACCGAACCGCATTTCATTTTGAAGGAGAACCTGGCGACACTCGCACAATCACTTATGCGCAGATGTTGGCAGATGTCAGCAAAGCTGCACATGCCTTAACGCAAATTGGAATTAAGGCCGGCGATCGCGTTGCCATTTATATGCCGATGATTCCTGAAGCAGCGGTTGCGATGTTGGCATGTGCGCGAATCGGTGCAGTGCATTCAGTTGTCTTCGGCGGATTTTCTGCTGATGCACTTCTATCTCGTATTCAAGATGCCGATGCCAAGTTGGTAATTACTGCAGATGGTGGATTTCGCAAAGGTGCCGCTTTTGCGCTTAAGCCCGCAGTTGATGAAGCGCTAAAGGGAAAGCACAACGTCGAGAAGGTTTTAGTTGTAAAGCGCACTGGTCAAGAAACTGCGTGGAACGCAGATCGCGATATCTGGTGGCACGAGCTCGTTGATAGCCAAAGCAGCGAACATAAGCCTGAATTCTTCGATAGCGAGCATCCGCTCTTTATTCTCTACACCTCTGGCACAACCGCTAAACCAAAGGGAATCTTCCATACAACAGGTGGTTATTTGACTCAGGCGGCGTACACACATCGCGTGGTATTTGATATCAAGCCCGAGAAAGATGTTTATTGGTGCACCGCAGATGTGGGCTGGATTACCGGCCACTCTTACGTTGTTTACGGTCCGCTAATCAATGGTGCTACTCAAGTTATGTATGAAGGAACACCTGATACTCCACATAAAGGAAGAATGTTTGAGATCGTTGCAAAGTACGGCGTAACAATTTTGTACACCGCACCAACCTTGATTCGTACCTGGATGAAATGGGGAGATGAATTTCCTAAGGCGCACAACTTATCTTCACTTCGTTTACTTGGTTCAGTTGGTGAACCGATTAACCCAGAAGCATGGATGTGGTACCGCGAAATTATTGGTGCAAACAATTGTCCGATTGTTGATACTTGGTGGCAGACCGAAACTGGTGCGATCATGATTTCGCCACTGCCAGGAGTTACATCAACTAAACCAGGCTCTGCGATGAAAGCCATCCCTGGTATTAGTGCAGTTGTCGTTGATGACAATGCAAACCCTGTTCCAAATGGACATGGTGGTTTCTTGATTTTAGATAAGCCTTGGCCTTCTATGTTGCGTGGCGTTTGGGGCGAGGATGAGCGTTACAAGGAAACTTACTGGTCGCGCTTTAAGGGAATTTACTTTGCAGGAGATGGCGCAAAGTTAGATGACGAAGGTGCGATCTGGTTGATGGGTCGAGTCGACGACGTCATGAACGTTTCTGGACACCGTATTTCAACAACAGAAGTTGAATCTGCACTTGTTTCACATGAAGCAGTTGCTGAAGCTGCAGTCGTTGGGGCAGCAGATGAAATGACGGGTCAAGGAATTGTTGCCTTCGTTATCTTGCGCGGCGGTATTCCTCACGCTGGCGGTGAAGAGTTAGTGAAAGAGCTTCGCGCCCATGTAACTAAGGAAATTGGCGCTATTGCCCGTCCACGTCAGATCATGGTTGTTGCAGAATTGCCGAAGACTCGTAGCGGAAAAATCATGCGTCGTTTGCTTAAAGATGTCGCTGAAAATCGCGCAGTTGGCGATGCCACAACGTTGGCAGATCCAAATGTTATGAAGTTGATTTCAGAAGGTTTGAATTCTTCTAAAGACGAAGATTAA